GCCAGTTGGGCGGTTGTCAAAGGGTTTCGTAGACCAGTTTAAGTCGGTAGGCGTGTTTTAGCTCCTCCCCGGCCATCATTTTGAATATGTGTCCCAGGGAACCGTCCACTATCTGAGCGAGCTTTGTGTAGAGCTCGTAGGCGTGCTTCTCCCTCACGAGGGCGTCGAGCACCAGTTCCTCAAGGCTCTCGGGCTTTGCCCTCTCATCACCCAGCATCGGTTCGAGGGACAGGGAGTCGAGGTAGTCTATGACCGCGGTTCCCTTCAAACTGCCCTCCGCGAGCATTGCCTCGAGGGTTCTCCTGTGCCTCAGCTCCTCCTCGGCCATCAGCTGAAATGTCTCCACCAGATCGGGCCTCTCGAAGGCGGCGAAGGTCTCACCGAGCTTATGGAGGTTGTACAGCTCGTTCTCCTGCCAGACTAGCCTCTCAAGAAGTTCCCCGAGTCTCATTCCGATGCCTCCACGAAGGTCTTCAGGTAGTCGAGGAGCTCCCTCACGCTCGGAAGGATGATGTTTGGGGCTATGCCGGTTTTCTCAATATCTCCCGGCGTGTTTACGCCCGTCAGGACCATTAGGGCTTTCATGCCGAAGCGTTTGGCGAAGACGATGTCGGTGTCGAGCCTGTCGCCGACCATCCAGATTTCATCAACGTCCCCGAACCTCCTCAGCCTCTCCCTGGCCACCTCGAAGGCCGGTTCGTTTGGCTTGCCTATCACCAGCGGCTCCACACCCGTTGAGGCCCTCAACGCGGCTATTATCGCCCCTGCCCCTGGGTGGATGCCGTCCTCCGCGGGGTACGTGGTGTCGGGGTTGGTGCCTATGAACCCAGCGCCGTTCCTTACCGCCAGCGTGGCGTACTTGAGCTTCTCGTAGGTCAGCTCCGGGTCGAGCCCTACGACGACGTATTTGACTTCTTTCCATCCGCCGTTTCTGGCTTCATCGACACCAATGATACCCCATCCGAGGCGCTCCATCTCCCTGCGCAGCCCTTCCCCGCCGATGACGAAGATTTTTCCTGGTTTAAGGTGTTTTTCCATGTAGAGCCTCGTTGCCAGGCCGGAGGTTACTATCGCCTCCTCGGGGACGTCTATCCCCATCGAGATGAGCTTCTCCCGGTACATGGAGGGGTCCTTTGTGGAGTTGTTGGTGAGGAAGATGAACGGAACGCCCGTGTCCTTCAGGAATTCTATCAGCTCCCTGGCACCGTCAACCGGTTTGTTCCCCCTGTAGAGAACGCCGTCCATGTCGAAGATCAGGCTGATTTTTCTCCGCATGAAAAAAGAATGGAGTTGGGGTTTAAAAGCTCACTGCTCCGCGCTTACCGTCAGGTTCACCTTTACCCCGTCCGTCTGGCATTCGTTTCCAACGGTCTTGGGCAGGGCGAAGCGTATCCTTATCCTCATGGTTTGTCCCGGGGTTAAGGAACCCCTGAAGATTGGGATATTCTTCCCGCTCAGCTCGGCTAAGCTTACTCCAGCGGCCTCCTTCACAGTGTGCTCACCGTTTGGCCCCTCAACGGCCACTTCAGTTACAACCAGATTTTTGCTGAGCTCCCCTTTGTCGGGCGTATTGTCGACGGTCTTCTCCGAGGGGGAAAGTTCACCTGCCTCGTAGTCCTGAACGTGGAACGTTAGAGACACCTTTGATACCGGCATGTCTCCCCTGTTCTTCACGGTGAGGACTACGGTTTTTTCGTCCCCGGGCTTTATGTCGGAGAACTCAAATGCCTTCACGTCCCTGTAGAACTTGGATCCGTCTTTGCTTATCCCTATTGAGAATTCCCCTGTTTCCACGGTTCCTCTGGACGTTACAGCGTCCGTAAAGAGTGCCTTCCCCGCGGTTGTGGCTAGGAGGACGGCCAGGATCCCCAAAATAACGACGGCCTTTGGTTTCATATTGACCACCGACAATGGTTATCATTGGATTTTTGATGGGATTGCTTATAAGATTTTCTATTCGTATGGGAAAATAAGAATAATGCTTGGTCGTCAACTAACGCGGATGTTCAGTTTTAGGCTCTGGATGGTGCCGTTAATTGCCTCGAGAATCAGGTCCCTTGCGTCCGTATCGGCGTAGTTTCCGTTGGGCGGTGCGGGGGGAAGCTCTGGAGGTTTATCTTTGAAGAGGAGGAACCAGACCTGCCACTGGCCGGGCTTATCGATTCTGAACGTGTAGTTGGTCTCGAACTGGGGTGTCCAGTTGCCTTCGATGTTGACTGGAACATTGGGGAGGGTCACGTTGAACCAGCCGGGCATGGGGTACATCTCGTGGATTAGGGTGGTGTTGGTCGTGTTGTCCCAGGTCAGGTTGACCAGCCAAATCTGGACGTAATAGGTCACGTTCCTGTGCTCGTGATTTACTATGCCGATTATCACTGTTCCGTTCTCTCCGACAAATAGCTCCGTCGGGTAGTCGTCCGCTATACCCCCGGGTCCGAGGATGTAGAACTCTGTGAACGCTTCTCCCGGCTT
This genomic window from Thermococcus celericrescens contains:
- a CDS encoding ferritin family protein, which gives rise to MRLGELLERLVWQENELYNLHKLGETFAAFERPDLVETFQLMAEEELRHRRTLEAMLAEGSLKGTAVIDYLDSLSLEPMLGDERAKPESLEELVLDALVREKHAYELYTKLAQIVDGSLGHIFKMMAGEELKHAYRLKLVYETL
- a CDS encoding TasA family protein — its product is MKPKAVVILGILAVLLATTAGKALFTDAVTSRGTVETGEFSIGISKDGSKFYRDVKAFEFSDIKPGDEKTVVLTVKNRGDMPVSKVSLTFHVQDYEAGELSPSEKTVDNTPDKGELSKNLVVTEVAVEGPNGEHTVKEAAGVSLAELSGKNIPIFRGSLTPGQTMRIRIRFALPKTVGNECQTDGVKVNLTVSAEQ
- a CDS encoding HAD-IIA family hydrolase, which codes for MRRKISLIFDMDGVLYRGNKPVDGARELIEFLKDTGVPFIFLTNNSTKDPSMYREKLISMGIDVPEEAIVTSGLATRLYMEKHLKPGKIFVIGGEGLRREMERLGWGIIGVDEARNGGWKEVKYVVVGLDPELTYEKLKYATLAVRNGAGFIGTNPDTTYPAEDGIHPGAGAIIAALRASTGVEPLVIGKPNEPAFEVARERLRRFGDVDEIWMVGDRLDTDIVFAKRFGMKALMVLTGVNTPGDIEKTGIAPNIILPSVRELLDYLKTFVEASE